The Pontibacter sp. SGAir0037 DNA segment CACCGCTGGCTGGGGCCTGAGAATGATCTGCACGACGGACTGAGCCTGTACAGCTTTGGGTGGCTGAGGGGTGGAACGGCCAGAAAAGTAGCCCTCTCCTTCCCCACTGGTGCCACATGGCAGATTTCCTTTTATGATGAAGAGGCAACCAGTAAACTGTTAATGGGCATTATTAACAGTCCAGAGCTTTTCTATGGGATGCGGGTTTATGAAGTGCAGGAACTTCCGGCTCCAGCTTTCGGTGAACAATATCGTTTTCTGGCTGATGGGCCCATCGTAGCGCGACAGGTTAGGCCTGATGGCACCCGCGAATACCTTTTGCATGATGCACCTGCCGCCGACATAGCGCTAACTGCCACATTACGGCACAAGCTTGAAAAAGCAGGCCTCTCTTCCGATGGCGTTTCCGTTTATTTCGACCGCTCTTTCCTGACACCGCAGCAAAAGCTGGTAGAAATAAAAGGCATCAGGCACAAAGGCAGCATCTGCCCTGTG contains these protein-coding regions:
- a CDS encoding CRISPR-associated endoribonuclease Cas6, coding for MKKILLKLSPNTQPVPFNHLHELTKRLHRWLGPENDLHDGLSLYSFGWLRGGTARKVALSFPTGATWQISFYDEEATSKLLMGIINSPELFYGMRVYEVQELPAPAFGEQYRFLADGPIVARQVRPDGTREYLLHDAPAADIALTATLRHKLEKAGLSSDGVSVYFDRSFLTPQQKLVEIKGIRHKGSICPVVVEGSPEAVEFAWLVGAGELTGSGFGALNL